The following are encoded together in the Brassica napus cultivar Da-Ae chromosome A9, Da-Ae, whole genome shotgun sequence genome:
- the LOC106368654 gene encoding U-box domain-containing protein 4 translates to MGTSALVDSISSFLNLSSSRHIDLDPFEKYYKRVEELLIVLKPVADAASINSHLVSEERIGKSFDDLTQDVDHSIDLFRSWHAFSSKVYFVLQIESLIPKMRETIVDTFHFLMSFESNLPDELSPPSLEKCLEKVKQLSYEEISSVIDGALRDQRDGAGPTPEVLVRIGENTGLRSNQEILIEAVALERQKEIAEQSENNSEVEFLDQLIVIVNRMHERLLLIKQTQTSSVAILADFFCPLSLEVMTDPVIVSSGQTYEKAFIKRWIDLGLKVCPKTRQTLTHTTLIPNYTVKALIANWCETNDVKLPDPNKSTSLNELSPLLSCTDSVPSVSNKSNDWDASTGEAGKPSSSNLHPSPSPSRSASALDTSSLHDYEVRSNDSREMKTDAPGRSSVSSTTRGSVENGQTSENHHHLRSPSAASSVSNEDSPRAEANENSEESPHATPYSSDASGEIRSGPLAAATTSAAAPPQRDLSDFSPKFMDRRSRGQFWRRPSERLGSRIVSAPSNETRRELIEVENQVKKLVEELKSSSLDVQRQATAEIRLLAKHNMDNRIVIGNSGAIVLLVELLHSTDSATQENAVTALLNLSINDNNKSLIAQAGAIEPLIHVLQNGSSEAKENAAATLFSLSVIEELKIKIGQSGAIGPLVDLLGNGTPRGKKDAATALFNLSIHQENKGTIVQSGAVRYLIDLMDPAAGMVDKAVAVLANLATIPEGRNAIGQEGGIGLLVEVVELGSARGKENAAAALLQLSTNSGRFCNMVLQEGAVPPLVALSQSGTPRAREKAQALLSYFRNQRHGNAGRG, encoded by the exons ATGGGAACCTCAGCTCTCGTCGACAGTATCTCCTCTTTTCTCAACCTCTCGTCTTCGAGACACATCGATTTAGACCCATTCGAAAAGTACTACAAGCGAGTCGAAGAGCTGCTCATAGTCCTGAAACCCGTAGCGGATGCTGCATCTATCAACTCCCATCTCGTTTCCGAGGAAAGAATCGGCAAATCGTTTGATGACCTGACTCAGGACGTTGATCACTCCATTGATCTCTTCAGAAGCTGGCACGCTTTCTCCAGCAAAGTCTACTTC GTTCTTCAAATCGAATCTTTAATACCAAAGATGCGAGAAACTATtgtggatactttccatttccTCATGTCTTTTGAGAGCAACCTACCTGATGAGCTCAGTCCACCTTCCCTCGAG AAATGTCTAGAGAAGGTTAAGCAGCTTAGTTACGAAGAAATATCTTCTGTCATTGACGGTGCTCTAAGGGATCAGAGAGATGGGGCTGGACCCACCCCCGAGGTCCTGGTGAGAATTGGAGAGAACACTGGCCTGAGATCAAACCAGGAGATTCTGATCGAAGCTGTTGCTCTCGAGAGGCAGAAAGAGATCGCTGAGCAGTCTGAGAACAATTCAGAAGTCGAGTTCCTTGACCAGTTGATTGTCATCGTTAACCGGATGCACGAGCGTCTTCTTCTGATCAAACAGACGCAGACGTCTAGCGTCGCCATCCTTGCCGACTTCTTTTGCCCTCTGTCCCTTGAGGTAATGACTGATCCGGTGATTGTGTCGTCAGGACAGACGTACGAGAAGGCCTTCATCAAGAGATGGATTGATTTGGGTTTGAAAGTTTGTCCCAAGACTCGGCAGACTCTGACTCACACGACTCTGATACCTAACTACACTGTGAAAGCCTTGATCGCTAACTGGTGTGAGACAAATGATGTCAAGCTGCCTGATCCCAACAAGTCAACGAGTTTAAACGAGCTGTCTCCTCTTTTATCATGTACAGACTCTGTTCCCAGTGTTAGCAACAAGTCAAATGATTGGGATGCTTCTACAGGTGAGGCCGGGAAGCCCTCATCCTCCAACCTTCATCCTTCTCCCTCTCCTTCACGTTCTGCTTCTGCATTGGACACTTCTTCACTACATGATTATGAAGTCAGGTCTAACGACTCTCGAGAAATGAAGACAGATGCACCGGGAAGGTCATCTGTGTCTTCAACAACACGAGGCTCAGTGGAAAACGGACAAACATCTGAGAATCACCACCATCTCAGGTCCCCTTCCGCCGCAAGCTCAGTTTCTAACGAGGACTCTCCAAGAGCAGAAGCGAACGAGAACTCAGAAGAGTCACCTCACGCCACACCTTACAGCAGCGATGCTTCAGGAGAAATCAGATCAGGTCCCCTCGCTGCAGCAACCACTTCAGCAGCAGCACCTCCTCAGCGAGACCTCTCCGATTTCTCCCCGAAGTTTATGGATAGACGCAGCCGTGGCCAGTTTTGGCGTCGTCCTTCGGAGAGGCTCGGCTCGAGGATTGTTTCAGCGCCTTCGAATGAGACGAGGCGTGAACTCATCGAGGTCGAAAACCAAGTTAAGAAGCTTGTGGAGGAGTTGAAAAGCAGTTCGTTGGATGTTCAGAGACAAGCAACAGCTGAGATAAGGCTGCTAGCTAAGCACAACATGGATAACAGGATAGTGATAGGGAACTCTGGAGCAATCGTCTTGTTAGTTGAGCTACTTCACTCAACAGACTCAGCTACACAGGAGAACGCTGTGACGGCTCTTCTAAACTTGTCCATCAACGACAACAACAAGAGTCTAATCGCTCAAGCTGGTGCTATCGAGCCGCTCATCCACGTGCTCCAGAACGGTAGCTCTGAAGCAAAGGAGAACGCAGCAGCTACACTCTTCAGCCTCTCTGTTATAGAAGAGCTCAAGATTAAGATAGGTCAGTCTGGGGCAATAGGGCCTCTTGTGGATCTTCTAGGTAACGGTACCCCTCGGGGTAAGAAAGACGCTGCTACTGCGTTGTTTAACCTGTCGATACATCAGGAGAACAAGGGGACGATTGTGCAGTCTGGGGCTGTGAGGTATCTTATTGATCTGATGGATCCGGCGGCTGGGATGGTGGATAAAGCGGTTGCTGTTTTGGCTAACCTTGCTACGATCCCTGAAGGGAGAAACGCTATTGGACAAGAAGGTGGGATTGGTCTTCTTGTGGAGGTGGTTGAGTTGGGTTCAGCTAGAGGGAAGGAGAACGCAGCGGCGGCTCTGCTTCAGCTTTCGACCAACAGTGGGAGGTTCTGCAACATGGTTCTTCAAGAAGGAGCTGTTCCTCCCCTCGTTGCTCTCTCACAGTCTGGTACTCCAAGGGCCAGAGAAAAG GCACAGGCATTGCTCAGTTACTTCAGGAACCAACGGCATGGAAATGCAGGGCGtggctga
- the LOC106374964 gene encoding lysine-rich arabinogalactan protein 18-like, translating into MDLKFLLTVTLIVTFFAGDVDGQSPAVSPTSSPSISPPQKPISTAPAISPASLSPISTAPAISPASPSPISTAPAISPASPSPISTAPAISPASPSPISTAPAISPASPSPISTAPAISTASPSPISTAPAISPASPSPISTAPAISTASPSPISTAPAISPASPSPISTPTAAPARAPAASPSIKAPKSSALAPAKTPAASPSSIEAPSSSVPMTSPPSQTPEPSPTPKVSPPALSPEADSTPTPSPETDSPSAPVAAPSAHAPAPAPSKHKKTKKTKKHKNAPAPAPAPELLSPPEPSAEAPGPSDAFAPDTADDQSGVERTTVMPNVVVGAVATTAWALLALAY; encoded by the exons ATGGATCTCAAATTTCTCTTAACGGTTACACTAATCGTCACTTTCTTCGCCGGTGACGTTGATGGCCAATCTCCGGCAGTTTCTCCGACCAGTTCTCCTTCTATATCTCCTCCTCAAAAGCCTATATCCACAGCTCCCGCCATTTCTCCTGCTTCTCTGTCGCCGATATCAACAGCTCCCGCCATTTCTCCTGCCTCTCCGTCGCCCATATCCACAGCTCCCGCCATTTCTCCTGCTTCTCCGTCGCCCATATCCACAGCTCCCGCCATTTCTCCTGCTTCTCCGTCGCCCATATCCACAGCTCCCGCCATTTCTCCTGCTTCTCCGTCGCCCATATCCACAGCTCCCGCCATTTCTACTGCCTCTCCGTCGCCCATATCAACAGCTCCCGCCATTTCTCCTGCTTCTCCGTCGCCGATATCCACAGCTCCCGCCATTTCTACTGCCTCTCCGTCGCCGATATCCACAGCTCCCGCCATTTCTCCTGCTTCTCCGTCGCCGATATCCACTCCCACAGCAGCTCCGGCGAGGGCTCCAGCAGCAAGCCCTTCCATCAAGGCTCCTAAATCCTCTGCTTTGGCTCCCGCGAAGACTCCAGCAGCTTCCCCTTCCTCCATTGAGGCTCCTTCCTCTTCCGTGCCAATGACGTCTCCTCCTTCTCAAACACCTGAGCCCTCTCCTACACCTAAGGTCTCTCCACCGGCTCTTTCACCGGAGGCTGATTCTACTCCAACCCCTTCACCGGAAACTGATTCTCCTTCGGCTCCAGTGGCTGCGCCGTCAGCCCATGCCCCGGCTCCAGCTCCGAGCAAACATAAGAAGACTAAAAAGACAAAGAAGCACAAGAACGCGCCGGCTCCAGCTCCAGCTCCTGAGCTTCTAAGCCCGCCTGAACCGTCCGCGGAAGCTCCTGGACCAAGTGATGCTTTCGCTCCCGACACCGCCGACGATCAG AGTGGTGTAGAAAGAACAACTGTGATGCCAAATGTGGTTGTGGGAGCTGTGGCAACAACGGCATGGGCTCTTCTCGCGCTGGCCTActaa